One window of Brevibacillus choshinensis genomic DNA carries:
- the hutH gene encoding histidine ammonia-lyase, with product MEMTRRAELVELDGMTLDREQLRLLIERKATCIISEEAWIRVGKSRNRIEDQVTQGKIIYGVNTGFGKLSDVSIHADDVGQLQLNLLRADAVGVGEPLPTEVVRAMLVLRANALAKGYSGIRTETLQLLIDCINHGIHPIVPSKGSLGASGDLAPLAHLALILVGEGYAEYQGEKMRGVEALARAGLQAVQLGAKEGLALINGTQCMTGVGVVAITEAENLGRAADMAACLTMEALRGIIDAFDAELLATRPHPELEQVAGRIRTWLAGSHRITQQGELRVQDAYSIRCIPQVHGASWQAWGYAENKIRIEMNATTDNPIVLEDGRVLSGGQFHGQPIALAMDLLKVASAEWANISERRIERLVNPQLSGLSPFLAPNPGLECGLMVAQYAAAALVSENKVLAHPASVDSIPSSANQEDHVSMGTIAARQAREIIGNASRVIAIEMICASQAIYLEQAEAELAPRTRKHLEWVREVIPPLTTDTAINEQIELLAKAILAEPIV from the coding sequence CGGGATGACATTGGACCGCGAACAGCTGCGACTTCTCATCGAAAGAAAGGCAACATGCATCATATCCGAGGAAGCATGGATACGGGTAGGCAAAAGCCGCAATCGGATAGAAGATCAGGTCACCCAAGGAAAGATCATCTACGGGGTAAATACCGGATTTGGCAAACTAAGCGACGTTTCCATTCATGCGGATGATGTTGGTCAATTGCAATTGAATTTATTGCGTGCCGATGCTGTCGGAGTAGGAGAACCATTACCCACTGAAGTCGTCCGAGCGATGCTGGTTCTACGTGCGAACGCGCTAGCCAAGGGATATTCCGGCATCCGTACGGAGACGTTGCAGCTGTTGATCGACTGCATTAACCACGGGATCCATCCTATCGTTCCATCCAAAGGATCGCTGGGAGCAAGCGGCGATTTGGCTCCCTTGGCACATCTGGCACTCATCCTGGTTGGAGAAGGTTACGCAGAATATCAGGGGGAGAAAATGCGGGGGGTCGAAGCTCTGGCACGAGCGGGTCTGCAAGCCGTCCAGTTGGGGGCAAAAGAAGGTCTTGCCTTAATCAATGGGACACAGTGTATGACGGGAGTAGGAGTCGTCGCGATAACAGAAGCCGAAAATCTCGGTCGCGCTGCGGATATGGCAGCGTGCCTAACCATGGAAGCACTGCGCGGTATCATCGACGCATTTGATGCAGAGCTACTGGCGACGCGTCCTCATCCAGAGCTGGAGCAGGTGGCGGGACGCATTCGTACATGGTTAGCCGGCAGCCATAGAATTACGCAGCAGGGTGAGCTGCGCGTACAGGACGCGTATTCCATTCGCTGCATTCCGCAGGTGCACGGTGCATCCTGGCAGGCGTGGGGATACGCGGAAAACAAGATTCGCATCGAGATGAATGCTACCACAGACAATCCGATCGTCCTAGAAGACGGACGGGTCTTATCGGGAGGTCAATTTCACGGTCAGCCTATCGCACTTGCCATGGACCTGCTCAAAGTTGCTTCGGCGGAGTGGGCGAATATTTCCGAGCGGCGCATTGAGCGACTGGTTAATCCCCAGTTGAGCGGACTATCCCCCTTTTTGGCACCCAATCCTGGCCTCGAATGCGGCTTGATGGTCGCTCAATATGCGGCTGCCGCGCTCGTTTCGGAAAACAAAGTACTGGCGCATCCGGCTAGCGTAGACTCCATTCCTTCCTCTGCGAATCAGGAAGACCATGTCAGCATGGGGACGATCGCAGCACGTCAAGCGAGAGAAATCATCGGCAACGCTTCACGCGTGATCGCCATCGAAATGATCTGCGCCTCACAGGCTATTTATTTGGAACAGGCGGAAGCAGAGTTGGCCCCACGCACACGGAAGCACTTGGAGTGGGTGCGAGAAGTGATCCCACCGCTTACTACGGATACGGCAATCAATGAACAGATCGAGCTGCTGGCAAAGGCGATATTGGCGGAGCCGATCGTTTAA
- a CDS encoding M24 family metallopeptidase — MLLAIPKHELIGRQKKLIDKLQANQLDCAIMFSVVDIFYLTGFHFHPTERPIGFFIDPQQKSHLFVPALEHEHAEEFACVDHVHSYPEYPGLRHPMEYFKDALVEANFSGKRVGFDADGYGSSMGYRGQKVSQFLEAKDFSSIYGWVEEMRVIKSAAEIELIKESCRWGNLAHRLLQKYSKPGLSEIEITTRASSEATMAMIETLGAEYKPHGNTAYALFRGQIGPMSAFPHAVTQNLVLKTGDTLVTGAAGEVWGYHSELERTMFVQEVSEEQEKYFNYMVQAQDIAFQHIKPGKPMSYVEEAVQAFFKENEIQHLTSHHTGHAIGLLGHEAPFFDLGDHTIMQPGMVMTVEPGIYVRGLGGFRHSDTVVVTEDGMEMLTYYPRDLASMICV, encoded by the coding sequence ATGTTACTCGCGATTCCAAAGCATGAACTCATTGGACGTCAAAAAAAGCTCATCGACAAGCTGCAAGCGAACCAGCTCGATTGCGCCATCATGTTCAGCGTCGTAGATATTTTCTACCTGACAGGCTTTCATTTTCATCCAACCGAAAGACCCATCGGATTTTTCATTGATCCACAGCAAAAATCACATCTGTTTGTTCCAGCCTTGGAGCATGAGCATGCCGAAGAGTTTGCTTGCGTAGACCATGTCCACTCGTATCCTGAGTACCCTGGCCTTCGTCATCCGATGGAGTATTTCAAGGATGCGTTGGTAGAAGCCAATTTCTCGGGGAAACGAGTCGGTTTTGATGCAGATGGATATGGTTCCTCCATGGGGTATCGCGGCCAAAAGGTCAGTCAATTCCTGGAGGCAAAAGATTTTTCCTCTATCTATGGTTGGGTCGAGGAAATGCGGGTGATCAAATCGGCGGCCGAAATTGAATTGATTAAGGAATCGTGCCGTTGGGGCAATCTCGCTCATCGTTTGCTGCAAAAATATTCCAAGCCAGGCTTGAGTGAAATTGAAATTACAACGAGGGCATCCTCTGAAGCCACGATGGCGATGATCGAAACTTTAGGAGCGGAGTATAAGCCTCATGGAAACACTGCTTATGCCCTGTTTCGTGGTCAGATTGGCCCGATGTCAGCTTTCCCTCATGCCGTCACACAAAATCTGGTGCTGAAAACGGGTGATACGCTGGTGACAGGAGCAGCAGGTGAAGTGTGGGGTTACCATAGCGAACTGGAGCGTACGATGTTCGTCCAAGAAGTGAGCGAGGAGCAGGAGAAATATTTCAATTACATGGTGCAAGCCCAAGACATCGCGTTCCAGCACATCAAGCCAGGCAAGCCGATGTCCTATGTGGAGGAAGCTGTTCAAGCCTTCTTCAAGGAAAACGAGATCCAGCACCTGACTTCGCACCATACGGGTCACGCGATTGGTTTGCTAGGTCATGAAGCACCATTCTTTGACCTGGGTGACCACACGATCATGCAGCCAGGAATGGTGATGACGGTAGAACCTGGCATTTACGTCCGCGGTCTCGGTGGATTCCGCCATTCGGATACCGTTGTCGTGACGGAAGACGGCATGGAGATGCTCACCTATTATCCGCGTGATTTGGCTTCTATGATTTGCGTATAG
- a CDS encoding helix-turn-helix domain-containing protein, translating into MKSELSHGQLQMLIQVSNAINSTLDLDVVFNTIMKETLSVIEAADEGYLFLYDPEDDYLTAKSIFLRNNDVLSVVRLKPGESMTGITFLQKKCTHFPDRESVYQATRTMSTPNQERLRAADPIFPYSAAGAPIMSNGECIGVITLDCFRSDASFKPEDIQLLEAISHQAAIALEKANLYRDKENSVQLLETMNTQMKQQNQLLNRSLEIHQSLAELVLHGEGVHAILRYVHQLMDKPIVLMDQLGEILSSSPVLSAIQNGGKLDDMQQVIQSTLTHVAAYPLFGTRKTPNGFMMFPIGAKPNFLGYLALLTDEPLDEVDMAALEHVCTVISFELVKEQAVFETEQNLKGQFIEQLFTGHISTRLIEQARHLQMDPNRSYQVLTINFENDLRDSPDFYNRLLAARRNLIQFATDCFLHAYPLGMIVAKQDHLVVLLSYASNLVWKDIQRSLKEHCQKFTASIQGKKWGLKASIGIGGVKSGLKDVYKSSEEAMRCLTFLKNYKMEQAYLSYAELGGKRLLLQNATEDLLDYVFEILGPLLRYEKSRKREFLQTLTTYLDHSLKMKETAGSLNIHLNSLIYRIKRIEEILEISFTNQKQFLDVSLAIQIYQLMENEIEERLLEHAK; encoded by the coding sequence ATGAAAAGTGAGCTGAGTCACGGACAATTGCAGATGTTGATTCAAGTGTCCAACGCTATTAATTCCACACTCGATCTGGACGTTGTATTCAATACCATCATGAAAGAGACGCTCTCTGTCATCGAAGCGGCTGACGAAGGGTATTTATTTCTGTATGACCCTGAGGATGACTACCTGACCGCCAAAAGTATCTTTTTGCGTAACAATGACGTGCTCTCTGTCGTTCGCCTCAAGCCTGGTGAGTCCATGACAGGCATTACCTTTCTCCAAAAAAAATGCACACATTTTCCCGACCGCGAAAGTGTGTACCAGGCTACCCGCACCATGTCGACTCCCAATCAGGAGAGATTGCGCGCAGCAGACCCTATCTTTCCGTACTCAGCTGCTGGCGCTCCCATCATGTCCAATGGCGAGTGCATCGGAGTCATCACACTGGACTGCTTTCGTTCCGACGCTTCCTTCAAACCAGAAGATATTCAGCTGCTGGAAGCCATCTCCCATCAAGCTGCCATCGCCTTGGAAAAAGCCAATTTATATCGGGACAAAGAAAACTCCGTCCAACTGCTAGAAACGATGAACACGCAAATGAAGCAGCAAAATCAGCTACTCAATCGCTCCCTGGAAATTCATCAAAGCTTGGCAGAGTTAGTGCTGCATGGAGAGGGCGTGCATGCGATCCTGCGCTATGTCCACCAGCTCATGGACAAGCCGATCGTCCTCATGGATCAACTGGGCGAAATCCTGTCTTCCTCCCCTGTACTTTCAGCCATTCAAAACGGAGGTAAACTGGATGACATGCAGCAGGTGATCCAGTCCACTCTGACCCATGTGGCGGCGTACCCGCTATTTGGCACGAGAAAGACTCCCAATGGCTTCATGATGTTCCCGATTGGAGCCAAACCGAACTTTTTGGGCTATCTGGCATTGCTCACGGATGAGCCTTTGGACGAAGTAGACATGGCCGCATTGGAGCACGTATGCACCGTCATTTCCTTTGAGCTGGTCAAAGAACAAGCCGTCTTTGAAACCGAGCAAAATCTGAAAGGCCAGTTTATCGAACAGCTTTTTACCGGTCATATCAGCACGCGACTGATCGAGCAAGCCCGACATTTGCAGATGGATCCAAATCGCTCCTATCAAGTGTTGACGATCAATTTTGAGAACGACCTGCGGGATTCTCCTGACTTTTACAACCGTTTGCTTGCCGCTCGCAGGAACCTCATCCAGTTCGCTACGGATTGTTTTTTGCACGCCTACCCGCTCGGCATGATTGTCGCTAAGCAGGATCATTTGGTCGTATTGCTTTCTTATGCAAGCAACCTAGTCTGGAAGGACATCCAGCGTTCCCTCAAAGAGCACTGCCAAAAATTCACGGCAAGCATCCAAGGGAAAAAGTGGGGACTAAAGGCATCGATCGGAATCGGGGGCGTCAAGAGTGGGTTAAAGGATGTCTACAAATCTTCGGAGGAAGCGATGAGATGCCTCACTTTCCTGAAGAACTACAAAATGGAGCAAGCCTACTTGAGCTATGCAGAGCTAGGCGGCAAACGTTTGCTGCTGCAAAACGCTACAGAAGATTTGTTGGATTACGTGTTTGAAATACTTGGTCCCCTTTTACGCTATGAAAAATCAAGAAAAAGAGAGTTTTTACAAACCCTCACGACTTATCTCGATCATAGCCTTAAGATGAAAGAAACAGCAGGTTCGCTAAATATACACCTGAATAGCCTGATCTATCGGATAAAGCGAATCGAAGAAATACTAGAGATTTCGTTTACGAACCAGAAACAGTTTCTCGACGTCAGCCTAGCGATCCAGATCTATCAATTGATGGAGAACGAGATAGAGGAAAGGCTGCTCGAGCACGCCAAATAA
- a CDS encoding ABC transporter permease, whose translation MNPTTVTETGVNPSPLRKAQKRYGKWGFYFRQLKKSPSGLAGFIIILVVLFLGVFGSWVAPYDPNLAEFSKKLLPPMTEGHLLGTDQLGRDIFSRLIHGTSVSLIIGCCAVVVAGLVGTALGVIAGYFRGWVDIIIMRIVDVVLSFPFILLVLVINAVIGTGLKNIIISLAVAGWVVYARVVRSEVLALREKEFILSCVATGVPRWEIILKHIVPNLFTPIIVLSSLQIATYIIAEASISFLGFGVQPPQPAWGNMLSEGKDYIFSAWWLITFPGVAIVITALGVNLFGDWLRDVLDPELKGN comes from the coding sequence ATGAATCCAACAACGGTAACGGAAACCGGGGTCAATCCGAGCCCTCTTCGAAAAGCTCAAAAAAGGTATGGGAAGTGGGGCTTCTACTTTCGGCAGCTGAAGAAAAGTCCTTCCGGGCTGGCAGGTTTCATCATCATCTTGGTCGTGCTGTTTCTCGGGGTATTCGGTTCGTGGGTAGCGCCTTATGACCCCAATCTCGCGGAGTTCAGTAAAAAGCTGCTTCCACCGATGACGGAGGGGCATTTGCTCGGAACCGATCAGTTGGGGCGGGACATCTTTTCCAGACTGATTCACGGTACGAGCGTATCGCTGATAATTGGATGTTGTGCTGTTGTAGTTGCCGGTTTGGTCGGGACGGCATTAGGAGTGATCGCGGGCTACTTTCGTGGGTGGGTCGATATCATCATCATGCGAATCGTAGATGTCGTGCTCAGCTTTCCGTTTATCCTGCTCGTTCTCGTCATCAATGCGGTGATCGGGACAGGACTGAAGAACATCATTATTTCGTTGGCTGTGGCAGGCTGGGTCGTCTATGCCCGGGTGGTGCGCAGTGAAGTGTTGGCATTGCGGGAGAAAGAATTTATCCTCTCCTGCGTCGCTACAGGCGTCCCGCGATGGGAGATCATTCTCAAGCATATCGTACCGAATTTGTTTACGCCCATTATCGTGCTGTCGTCCCTGCAGATTGCGACGTATATCATCGCAGAAGCTTCGATCAGCTTCCTGGGCTTTGGTGTTCAGCCTCCTCAACCAGCGTGGGGAAACATGCTCAGTGAAGGAAAAGACTATATTTTCAGTGCCTGGTGGTTGATTACGTTTCCCGGGGTCGCGATCGTGATTACCGCTTTAGGTGTCAATTTGTTTGGGGATTGGCTCCGCGATGTGCTCGATCCTGAGCTAAAAGGCAATTGA
- a CDS encoding ABC transporter substrate-binding protein yields the protein MLRKNHALLYLFLLVAVLLAACTPETAGTAPSNPPTQNQPSGTNEPPSAPPKQDLVIGFEADAATMLANTDVNYVTDIQIRNIYDPLIDRDKNGALIPVLATEWKNLDPLTWEFKLRPGVKFTNGELFNAEAVKYNIDYILDEKNNSFYRSRWKDIKEVKIIDENTVQIITVQPFPTLLFRIADDLLIMAPKHTQEVGLEKAATNPVGTGAYKFEKWTRDESLQLVANEEYWQGAPAIKKLTFKIIPEFSARLSAFLSGEIHLFKNVPVDSVERVKSSDNGKIEMVGSSRINYVALNTFYDGPLKDKRVRQAINYAIDVDDLLKSVLNGYGTKMTGPLSKVNVDYTETKDYGYDPDKAMALLKEANIDPKSLKLQLDTPNGRYPMDTHVAQAIASQLQKIGITVTVQANEWGNHLAKIRQHEMKDMFILGWGPAFDAQGTIENLFTEKAPYSGFYDKDVEAMIQKALPVFDPTERKKGFDELQNRLVEEAAWVPLWQQGDLYAVDKNLEFTPRADEKFSVFEMKWAK from the coding sequence ATGTTACGGAAGAATCATGCACTCCTGTACCTGTTTTTGCTAGTAGCGGTACTGCTAGCAGCTTGCACGCCAGAAACAGCGGGTACGGCTCCGAGTAACCCACCGACTCAAAACCAACCGAGCGGTACAAACGAACCCCCCTCAGCCCCGCCCAAGCAAGATTTGGTCATTGGCTTTGAGGCAGATGCCGCAACCATGCTCGCGAACACCGATGTGAACTACGTGACAGATATCCAGATTCGCAATATCTACGACCCTCTCATTGATCGAGACAAAAATGGTGCGCTCATTCCTGTATTGGCGACCGAATGGAAGAACCTCGATCCGCTCACCTGGGAGTTCAAGCTGCGTCCAGGAGTCAAATTCACCAATGGAGAGCTTTTCAATGCAGAGGCCGTGAAATACAACATTGACTACATTTTGGATGAAAAGAACAACTCGTTCTATCGTTCGAGGTGGAAGGACATCAAAGAAGTGAAGATCATCGATGAAAATACAGTACAGATCATCACCGTTCAGCCGTTCCCGACTCTGTTGTTTCGGATCGCTGACGACCTGCTGATCATGGCACCCAAGCATACCCAAGAGGTGGGACTGGAAAAAGCCGCGACCAATCCAGTAGGGACGGGCGCTTACAAGTTTGAAAAGTGGACAAGAGATGAGTCACTGCAGCTGGTAGCCAATGAAGAGTACTGGCAAGGTGCTCCCGCCATCAAAAAGCTGACGTTTAAAATCATTCCAGAATTCAGCGCTCGTCTGTCTGCCTTCTTGAGTGGAGAAATTCACTTGTTTAAAAACGTTCCTGTAGATTCAGTGGAACGCGTGAAAAGTAGTGATAATGGCAAGATCGAGATGGTTGGTTCGTCGAGGATCAACTACGTGGCGTTGAATACGTTTTACGATGGGCCATTGAAAGACAAACGAGTGCGTCAGGCGATCAACTACGCCATTGATGTGGATGATCTACTGAAGTCGGTATTAAACGGGTACGGAACCAAAATGACAGGTCCGCTGTCCAAAGTGAATGTCGATTATACGGAGACAAAAGATTACGGCTACGATCCAGACAAGGCGATGGCTTTATTAAAAGAAGCGAACATTGATCCGAAAAGCCTGAAGCTGCAGCTGGATACACCAAACGGTCGATACCCCATGGATACGCATGTCGCCCAAGCGATTGCTTCCCAATTGCAAAAGATCGGGATCACGGTCACCGTTCAAGCAAATGAATGGGGCAATCACCTCGCCAAGATCCGCCAGCATGAAATGAAGGACATGTTTATTCTCGGATGGGGCCCTGCTTTCGATGCGCAAGGCACGATTGAGAATCTCTTTACAGAAAAAGCGCCTTACAGCGGTTTCTACGATAAAGACGTGGAAGCGATGATTCAGAAGGCATTACCCGTGTTTGATCCGACAGAACGTAAAAAAGGATTTGACGAGCTGCAGAATCGACTGGTGGAGGAAGCCGCTTGGGTCCCACTCTGGCAGCAGGGCGATCTCTACGCTGTAGATAAAAATCTGGAGTTTACCCCGCGTGCAGATGAAAAGTTCTCTGTATTTGAAATGAAGTGGGCGAAGTAG
- a CDS encoding ABC transporter ATP-binding protein — translation MLEKAPVLEVKQLKTHFKTANGIVKAVDGVDLTIYEGETVGIVGESGCGKSVTSLSVMGLLPKPMAYIEQGRILFSGRDITQLSEREMRKLRGNEISMIFQEPMTSLNPVFTIGQQLSEPLKQHTRLSKKEIRQAVIAMLQSVGIPRAEQIMNEYPHQLSGGMRQRAMISLAMLCQPKLLIADEPTTALDVTIQAQILQLMKEIKARTNMAMMLITHDLGVVAEMCDRVTVMYAGQVVESADVRTIFNRPTHPYTQGLLASLPTSNERKGELQSIPGSVPRPDEVPVGCAFAPRCSYATDRCREERPPLIAIENQLCRCWFPISKPQEVTHAT, via the coding sequence ATGCTAGAAAAGGCCCCGGTTCTGGAAGTGAAGCAGTTAAAGACGCATTTCAAGACCGCAAACGGGATTGTGAAGGCTGTAGATGGAGTGGACCTCACGATTTATGAAGGTGAGACGGTCGGCATTGTGGGCGAGTCCGGCTGCGGGAAGAGCGTCACCTCCCTTTCCGTTATGGGTTTGCTCCCGAAGCCAATGGCGTATATCGAGCAGGGGCGCATCCTCTTTTCAGGGCGAGACATTACGCAGTTGTCGGAGCGCGAGATGCGCAAGCTGCGAGGAAATGAAATCTCAATGATTTTCCAAGAGCCAATGACGTCACTCAATCCCGTTTTTACGATCGGTCAACAGCTGAGTGAACCGCTCAAACAACATACACGCCTGAGCAAAAAAGAGATTCGCCAAGCCGTTATCGCCATGCTGCAATCGGTAGGGATACCGAGAGCCGAGCAGATTATGAATGAATATCCACACCAGCTCTCAGGAGGGATGCGGCAGCGGGCCATGATCTCACTCGCGATGCTATGCCAGCCAAAGCTGCTGATTGCCGATGAACCGACTACGGCGCTAGACGTGACGATCCAGGCTCAAATCCTGCAATTGATGAAGGAAATCAAGGCACGAACGAACATGGCGATGATGCTGATCACGCATGATTTGGGAGTAGTCGCTGAGATGTGTGATCGTGTGACCGTCATGTACGCGGGTCAGGTCGTGGAAAGCGCAGATGTTCGCACGATTTTCAATCGTCCGACGCATCCGTACACCCAAGGCTTGCTCGCTTCGTTGCCTACGTCCAACGAGCGTAAGGGAGAGCTGCAATCTATTCCGGGTAGCGTTCCACGTCCAGACGAAGTCCCGGTTGGATGCGCTTTTGCTCCGCGTTGTTCTTATGCGACCGACCGATGCCGAGAAGAGCGTCCCCCTCTCATCGCAATCGAAAATCAGTTGTGCCGCTGCTGGTTTCCCATCAGCAAACCTCAGGAGGTGACACATGCTACCTGA
- a CDS encoding ABC transporter ATP-binding protein: MLPEPLLEIKQLKKYYDINKGWFQPAQQVRAVDDVTFTVYKGETFGLVGESGCGKSTTGRAILKLQELTSGEIRYAGRDISRLPYAEMRKLRRKMQMVFQDPYASLNPKKTILQILTEPLRVHGLFTPEERVQKAIEILEIVGLSEYHLHSYPHEFSGGQRQRIGIARAVILQPELIVADEPVSALDVSIQSQVINLLLQLQRDFALTYIFISHDLGVVRHITDRVGVMYLGKLVEQAKTEELFANPKHPYTRALLSAVPISHPDEEKERVILMGDVPSPLNPPEGCHFHPRCPDCMQICKTERPPVVEAGDHVVACHLYAT, translated from the coding sequence ATGCTACCTGAACCTTTACTCGAAATCAAACAGCTGAAAAAGTACTATGACATCAATAAAGGGTGGTTTCAGCCTGCGCAGCAGGTACGTGCAGTCGATGATGTCACTTTCACTGTATATAAAGGCGAGACGTTCGGGCTGGTCGGGGAGAGTGGATGCGGCAAATCGACGACAGGCAGGGCCATTCTCAAGCTGCAGGAGCTGACATCGGGAGAAATCCGATATGCAGGGAGAGACATTTCCAGGCTTCCCTATGCGGAAATGAGAAAGCTGCGGCGGAAAATGCAAATGGTATTTCAAGATCCTTATGCTTCCTTGAATCCGAAAAAAACGATCCTGCAGATTTTGACAGAGCCGCTGCGTGTCCATGGGTTGTTTACTCCTGAAGAACGCGTGCAAAAGGCTATTGAAATCCTGGAGATCGTCGGGCTGTCTGAATACCATCTGCATTCGTATCCGCATGAATTTTCAGGCGGTCAGCGGCAGCGGATCGGGATCGCTCGCGCCGTCATCCTGCAACCCGAACTGATTGTCGCCGATGAGCCGGTTTCCGCCCTGGACGTTTCCATTCAGTCGCAGGTGATCAATCTTCTCCTGCAGTTACAACGCGATTTTGCGTTGACCTATATTTTTATCTCTCATGATCTGGGTGTAGTCCGACATATTACGGATCGCGTCGGAGTGATGTATCTAGGGAAGCTGGTGGAGCAGGCGAAGACGGAGGAGCTCTTTGCCAATCCCAAGCATCCATACACGAGAGCGCTCTTGTCCGCCGTACCGATCAGCCATCCAGATGAAGAAAAAGAGAGAGTGATCTTAATGGGAGACGTTCCCAGTCCGCTCAACCCTCCAGAGGGATGTCATTTCCATCCGCGCTGTCCCGACTGCATGCAAATATGCAAAACCGAGAGACCACCAGTCGTGGAAGCAGGGGATCATGTCGTCGCTTGCCACTTATATGCAACATAA
- a CDS encoding ABC transporter permease: MLDYLIKRTVQVLVVLFLALTTVFFIIRLSGDPTALFLPPDAPREQLEEFRKALGFDRPLFVQYTEFIVNAVQGDFGNSLRTREDALQTVLSRIPATFQLAFTALGLSLLIALPIGINSAYKRNTLFDQTGVAFTVLGQALPSFWLGLILIYVFAVQFKWLPTGGGGSFVHLILPALTLAAYSVARFARFTRSTMLDVLRKDYIRTAKASGIPMYKILSVYALKNTLIPIITLVALDLGVLLGGAVIVEVVFAWPGLGRLLMQSLLNRDFPVVMAGVFFIAFIYSVINFVVDVLYAYVNPQIRFK; encoded by the coding sequence ATGCTGGACTATCTCATCAAACGAACGGTGCAAGTGTTGGTCGTTCTCTTCTTGGCTCTGACGACTGTCTTTTTCATTATCCGACTGTCTGGAGATCCGACTGCTCTCTTTTTGCCACCAGATGCACCCCGTGAACAACTGGAGGAATTTCGCAAAGCACTTGGTTTTGATCGGCCGTTGTTCGTGCAGTATACCGAATTTATTGTGAATGCCGTTCAAGGTGATTTCGGAAACTCCTTGCGTACGAGGGAGGATGCGCTGCAGACGGTACTCAGTCGGATTCCAGCGACTTTCCAGTTGGCATTTACCGCATTGGGGCTTTCCTTGTTGATTGCCCTTCCCATCGGCATCAACTCGGCGTACAAGCGAAATACCCTCTTTGACCAGACGGGAGTGGCATTTACGGTACTGGGTCAAGCCTTACCCAGCTTTTGGCTCGGACTGATCTTGATCTATGTGTTTGCAGTCCAGTTCAAGTGGCTTCCGACAGGGGGAGGAGGTTCCTTCGTTCATCTCATCTTGCCTGCACTGACATTAGCGGCCTACAGTGTCGCGAGGTTTGCCCGGTTTACACGTTCGACGATGCTGGACGTTCTGCGAAAAGACTATATCCGCACAGCAAAGGCGTCAGGGATACCGATGTACAAAATTCTTTCGGTATATGCCTTGAAGAATACGCTGATCCCGATTATTACGCTTGTCGCGCTTGATTTGGGCGTACTACTCGGCGGAGCGGTCATTGTGGAGGTCGTCTTTGCCTGGCCAGGATTGGGGCGGCTCTTGATGCAGTCTTTGCTCAATCGTGATTTTCCTGTGGTCATGGCAGGCGTGTTTTTCATTGCCTTCATCTATTCCGTGATTAACTTTGTAGTGGATGTGCTCTACGCCTACGTCAATCCACAAATTCGATTCAAGTAG